One region of Pogona vitticeps strain Pit_001003342236 chromosome 1, PviZW2.1, whole genome shotgun sequence genomic DNA includes:
- the LOC110078304 gene encoding olfactory receptor 9G19-like translates to MEEGNHTTITKFILLGFTTDQNLQLTLFAVFLIIYLASLAGNITLIALICNSSRLHTPMYFFIGNLSFLDLWYSSVYTPKILVNCISEDKSISFEGCAAQFFFSAGLAYSECYLLAAMAYDRYVAIANPMMYATVMSKNLCAGLVTISYLCGFINATIITSETFTLSFCDDNVINDFFCDLPPLVKLSCKVPKNYHSVLYFILASNVITPSALILASYAFILAAILRIRSSEGRLKAFSTCGSHFTGVTLFYGTVIFMYLRPTSVYVLDQGKWASVFYTVVIPMLNPLIYSLRNRDVKEAFRKLISQAWNSFLT, encoded by the exons ATGGAAGAAGGAAACCACACCACAATAACTAAATTCATTCTTCTGGGATTCACAACAGACCAAAATCTACAACTGACCCTGTTTGCCGTATTTCTAATAATATATCTAGCCAGCTTGGCAGGGAACATCACGTTAATTGCACTCATCTGTAACAGCTCTCGTCTCCATACACCCATGTATTTCTTCATTGGCAACCTATCCTTCCTTGATCTCTGGTACTCATCTGTCTATACCCCTAAAATCCTAGTGAACTGTATCTCTGAAGACAAGAGCATTTCCTTTGAAGGTTGTGCTGCCCAATTCTTTTTCTCTGCTGGCCTTGCATACAGTGAATGCTATCTCCTTGCGGCTATGGCTTACGATCGCTATGTGGCTATTGCCAACCCAATGATGTATGCTACAGTTATGTCCAAAAATCTATGTGCAGGGTTGGTGACCATCTCTTATCTGTGTGGTTTCATCAATGCCACCATAATCACAAGTGAAACCTTCACCTTGAGCTTTTGTGATGACAACGTCATTAATGACTTCTTCTGTGACCTTCCCCCATTGGTCAAGTTGTCCTGCAAGGTGCCCAAGAATTATCACTCTGTGTTGTATTTCATTCTGGCCTCTAATGTAATTACCCCCTCAGCACTTATCCTGGCTTCTTATGCCTTcatcctggcagccattttgaggatCCGTTCCAGTGAAGGGAGACTGAAAGCGTTTTCCAC CTGTGGTTCCCACTTCACAGGTGTCACTTTGTTCTATGGGACTGTGATTTTCATGTACCTACGGCCTACTTCTGTCTATGTCCTGGACCAGGGCAAATGGGCATCTGTATTCTACACAGTAGTGATCCCCATGCTCAACCCGCTAATCTACAGCCTGAGAAACAGGGATGTGAAAGAAGCTTTCAGAAAACTCATCAGCCAGGCATGGAATTCTTTCTTAACCTGA